The genomic stretch AGGAGGTAGCCCTCGTCATCGCGGGAGGCGTAGACGTAGAACTCCTCTTTCTCCTGGAAGAACTTGTTACAGGAATCGCTCTGGGTCGAGTTCTCGCCGTCGACCCGCGCCACGACGCTGAACCGCGCCTCGGCCGACGAGCAGTCGACCAGGTCGGCGCCGGTCTCGGTGGTGCCCTCGTCCTCGACCTTCTTGTCGGAGGCGATGCAGTCACCGGCCTTGGCGTCGCGGGCGCCGTCACCGCCGAGGAACAAACCGCTGAGCGCGTAGACCGCCGCCGCCACGACCAGCCCGGCGACGACGGCCGCGACCACCATGCCGCCCCGGCGGGACGGGGACGCTTCGGCCTTAACTGCAGTGCTCACGGGGGGTCCTCCTCCAGCGGGTGGTCGCAGCCGCGACTTTAGTGACCGGCCCGTGGTGTGGCGAGCCTGCCGTCAGCCATTCGGGCGCAGGCAGAGGACGTAACCGTCGCCCGCGGTGCTGCCGTAGACGTAGAAGGGCTCGTCGGCGGGGAAGAACCTGTCGCAGGCGGTGCTGTTCGGGGAGCTCTCGCCCTCGACGCGGGCCACCACCGTGTACTCCGCTCGCGCCGACGAGCACTCGACCACCTCGGCGGAGGTCTCGGTGGTGCCGGAGCCGGCCACCGGGCCCACGGCGGCAAGGCAGTCGCCGGCCTGGGCACCCTTGGCCGGGTCGGCCGCGGCGGCGACGATCGCGCTCACCCCGAAGACGCCGAGGCCGACCAGCAGCACCCCGGCCAGGCCGACCGCCAGCAGCACGATTTTGAGGACGCTGGTGTTCCTGGTGCCGGGCGCGCCCGGTTGCGGGTAGCCGGGGTAGGGCTGACCCGGGAAGGACTGGCCGGGATAGGGCCGGCCGGCGGATGGATAACCGGGCTGACCGAGCGGCGGGCCGGGGGGCGGGTAGCCGGTGTGGCTCGGCGGCGCACCGTAGGCAGGCTGCCAGAAGCCCGGCCCGCCGGGGTGCGGCTGACCGGGCTGCGGCACGGGCGGGCTCTGCAGGGCGCTCGGCTGCGATGCGAGCGGGCTCTGCGAAGCGCCCGGCTGCGCGTATTCCGGGGCCGGGGCCGGCGGGACGGCCAGGCCGTCGGTGGGTGGGGGTTGAACCGGAGGCGGGAAGGACGCTTGCGGCGCGAAGGTGGGGTCGGGAGGCGGCGGGGGCGCGTCGCTCACAGGGTGGTCCTTTCCGCGGCCCGGCCCTGGGGCGGCCGGATCAGCGGAGCAGACAGTAGCGACCGCGAAGAATCCTCGCGACCCCGTTCAGCGGCCGGCCGGGGTGGGCGGCGTCACGGTCGGCGCGCCGGGCGACTCGGGCGGTGCTGCGGGCGAACTCGGAGCCGACGGTGACGTCGCCGAGCCGGCCGGAGCGGGCGGCCTCGCCGAGCCGTCGTCCGTGGCGTCCGGCTCGGGAACACCGCCGCTGCCCGCGGAGGGCGCCCCGAACGGCGCCGCCTCGGGGCAGTACGGGTAGCCCATCGAGCGGGAGTGGGAACCCTCGCCGGTTTCCGGGTCCTCGCACCAGGCGTTGCCCATCTGGATCGGCGCGCCCTCCTGGTCGAACAGGCGCGCGCCAGGCACCAGCTTGCCCGTGCTGTCATAGACGAAGACGTCGGTGATGTAGTCGTACGGGTTGCCACCGGAGTAGCCCGCGTCGTCGTAGCCGGGGTTGCGCACGTCGCTGTCCGCGCTGAAGAACACGCCGATCGCGAACAGCACCAGGAACACCGCGCCGACGTTGAGCACGTAGCGCTGCCAGCCCTCGCGGCCCAGGCGGCGCTGTCCGACCAGGATCGACGCGATGACACAGCCGGCCAGCAGGATCAACGCGACCAGCGTGCTGCCGCCGATGCGGGGCAGCAGGCCGGGCCGGTTGCCGCTGGCGTCGAAGAGGTAGGCCACCGCCATCGCGCCCAGGTAGCCGCGCAGCACCCACCACGCGGGGAGCAGCAGCCGCAGGAAGTCGCTGGCCCGGGGGTAGCCGATCACCGGACCGATCCTGACGTCGGCAGGCTCGAGCACCCGCATCACCTGCGCCCGCACCTCGGCCGGGGTCACCCATGGGCTCTTGGGCGGCTCGGGGAAGCCGCCCACGTAAC from Paractinoplanes brasiliensis encodes the following:
- a CDS encoding LppU/SCO3897 family protein, yielding MSTAVKAEASPSRRGGMVVAAVVAGLVVAAAVYALSGLFLGGDGARDAKAGDCIASDKKVEDEGTTETGADLVDCSSAEARFSVVARVDGENSTQSDSCNKFFQEKEEFYVYASRDDEGYLLCLKPRA
- a CDS encoding LppU/SCO3897 family protein; translation: MSDAPPPPPDPTFAPQASFPPPVQPPPTDGLAVPPAPAPEYAQPGASQSPLASQPSALQSPPVPQPGQPHPGGPGFWQPAYGAPPSHTGYPPPGPPLGQPGYPSAGRPYPGQSFPGQPYPGYPQPGAPGTRNTSVLKIVLLAVGLAGVLLVGLGVFGVSAIVAAAADPAKGAQAGDCLAAVGPVAGSGTTETSAEVVECSSARAEYTVVARVEGESSPNSTACDRFFPADEPFYVYGSTAGDGYVLCLRPNG
- a CDS encoding HAAS signaling domain-containing protein produces the protein MNSTAQDEITEYVERVRAALADLPEATRAELLEDLPEHLAEIRAEDTVTLTDRLGTPEAYAAELRATAAGYVGGFPEPPKSPWVTPAEVRAQVMRVLEPADVRIGPVIGYPRASDFLRLLLPAWWVLRGYLGAMAVAYLFDASGNRPGLLPRIGGSTLVALILLAGCVIASILVGQRRLGREGWQRYVLNVGAVFLVLFAIGVFFSADSDVRNPGYDDAGYSGGNPYDYITDVFVYDSTGKLVPGARLFDQEGAPIQMGNAWCEDPETGEGSHSRSMGYPYCPEAAPFGAPSAGSGGVPEPDATDDGSARPPAPAGSATSPSAPSSPAAPPESPGAPTVTPPTPAGR